The nucleotide window ATGAGGCGCTGGTGCTGGACCTGGCGGCGGCATCCCTGCGGGCCGGTGCCTCCCTGCCCGGACTGCTGGTGGCCATGGGGCGGGCGATGGAGGAGGAGCCGCTGGCCGTGGTGGGGCGGGCCCTGCTGCTGGGGGCGGGCTGGGAGGAGGCCTGGCAGGCGCCGGACGACCCGGCCTGGCGCAGGCGGCGCTCGCACCTGGAGGCCTGCCTGGCCCCGGGATGGCAGGACGGAGCCTCCCCGATCAGCCTCCTGGCCGCCACCGCGCAGTCTTTGCGGGCCGGCAGGCGGTCCCAGGACGAGGAGGCCGCCCAGAGGCTCGCGGTCCGGCTCGTCCTGCCCCTGGGGGTCTGCTACCTGCCGGCCTTCATCATCCTGGGGATCGTCCCGGTCATCGCCTCGGTGGGCCTGGAGATGCTCACCGCCTGAGCCCCGGGCTCGCCCCACCGGGACCGGCTTCCGCGCTGCTCGCCACGATGCCAGCCGCGTCTGGCATCATGGGCGCATGCCTGTACCAAGGGAGATGCTCAGTCGAGACGAGGTCGTGGTGCGCCATACCCGCACCCATATCAAGATCATCCTGTGGCGCATCATCGCCCAGGTCCTCATCGTAGTGGCCGCCGTCGTCGCCTCGATCTACGTTCCCGGCAGTTGGGCCCCCTGGGGACTGCTGGCGATCTGGATCGTGGCGCTCGTGGTGAGCATCCCGGTCTTCATCCTGCCCTGGCTGGCCTGGTGGAACACGACCTACACCATTACCACCAAGCGGGTGATCACCCGCTCCGGGATCCTGTCGCGCACCGGCCACGACCTCCCGCTGAGCCGCATCTCGGATGTCCAGCAGGACAAGAGCGTCTCCGACCGCTTCTTCGGCTGCGGCACTCTGGCCCTCCAGACCTCCTCCGACGATCCCCTGCGGCTGGAGGACGTCCCCCAGGTGGAGATGGTGCAGGTGGAGATCTCCAACCTCCTGTTCAACGACCCCCAGGGCGCCATCGACGCCGACCCCCGCAGCTGACCCCCTTTCTTTCGACAATTTGCATGAGATCGTACTTCTCCAGCGCTGGAGAAGTACGATCTCATGCAAATTGTCGAAAGGTTGAGGGGGCGGGGTAGCGTCGTGGGCATGAGCCAGGATCCTGCTGCCACCACCGCTGCACCGCCCCCGGCCTCGCCCCCGCCGCCCGTGGCCACCGCGGACCAGGCCGCTGCACTGCGCAAGGACCTGGAGGCCACCGGCTGGGGCGTGGACGCCGTCGCCCACCTCCTGGGGAGCACCGCTCAGGAGGCCCTGCGCCGCGAGATCCGCCTGCCGGCCCTGCGCGCCGTGCGCACCGCCCTGGAGGAGGACCGCCAGGCGGGCGCCGCCCCCTCCCCGACGGCGATCCTCACCGCACTGTTCATGCTCGGCCAGCCCGTGGCCGCCGCCGAGCTCGATGCCGTCCTGCCCCGCACCCGCGCTCGTGGCGCGGTCGCGATCGGCCTGGTCACGCCCCCCGACCAGGCCGGTCAGGTCCGGGCCCAGGTGGACCTGCGACCCCACGAGGCCGGCGACGACGCCGGAACCGTGCGCTGGTGGGTGGCCTCCGACCTGGGCGAGCTCGTCACCGGCCGGGCCCTGGCCCCCGACCATGTGCTGGGCATCGGCGGCGCGGGCCTGACCCTGGCGGCGCTGACCCCCCGCACCCCCGTGCGCACCGCCCTGGACCTGGGCTGCGGCTGTGGTATCCAGACCCTCTACCTGCTGCGCCACGCCGAGCACGTCACCGCCACCGACCTGTCCCCGCGGGCACTGGCCTTCACCGCCTTCAACACCGCCCTGGCCGGGCAGCAGGAGCGTGTCGAGCTGCTGGAGGGCTCCCTTCTGGAGCCCCTGGCCGATCGGCGCTTCGACCTCATCGCCACCAACCCGCCCTTCGTCCTGACCCCACCGGCGGTGCGGCGGGCCGGCCTGCCCCTCATGGAGTACCGGGACGCAGGCGGCCCGATCCTCCCCGGCCTCCTGGCCCGCATCGGTGACCACCTGGAGCCCGGCGGCACGGTGGTGGCCCTGGGCAACTGGGAGCACCGGCGCAGGCGCCACTGGCGCGATGAGGTCGCCTCCTGGCTGCCCCAGGACCTCGACGCCTGGGTCATCGAGCGGGAGGCCCAGGACCCGGTGGAGTACGCCACCATGTGGCTGCGCGACGGCGGCCTGGCCCCCGAGCGCGACCCCGGTGCCTTCGAGGCCGCCCTGGGGGCATGGATCGCGGACTTCGAGGAGCACGGCATCGAGGCCATCGGCTTCGGCTACCTCATCCTGGCCCGGCCCGCCGACCCCGCGGGCCGCGCCCCCTGGCGCGTCCTGGAGGAGGTCGCCACCAGCGGGCAGGGGCCGCTGGGCCCCCACCTCGCCCAGGTCCTGGCCCTCCAGGACCGCCTGGCCGGCCTCGATGACGACGCCGTGGCCGGCCTCGCCCCGATCCTGGCCGCCGATGTCACCGAGGAGCGCCACCACTTGCCGGGCAGCAGCGAGCCCACCGCCATCATCCTGCGCCAGGGCGGGGCGCTGGGCCGGGCGGTCCAGGTGGGCACTGTGACCGCCGCGCTCGTGGGCGTGGCCGATGGCGAGCTGAGCGTGACCCAGATCGCCGCCGCCGTCTCCTCCCTCAGCGGCCTGGACCAGGACGGGGCCCTCCAGGTGCGCGCCGAGATGGTCGAGTCGGTGCGGGACCTGGCCCGCATGGGCTTCCTGACCCTGCGCTGAGCGGCCGTTGCACATCTTCAGATGCCCTGGATGAGCCAGGGGCGCGGGATCATGCGCTTCGGCTGGGGCTGGCGGGCTCCAGCGCGGCTGAAGATGTGCAGCGGGAGGGTGGTGGCCGGCTGAGCCGGGCTGCGGGGCGGGAATCCGAGACGCGGACCACCGGGAATCGCGGTCGTGCCCCGGCCCCATCGGCGCCCGGTGCCCCTAGCATGTGGCGGTGATGATCTCCTCGCGCTCCGGCGCCCCCAGGCGCAGGCGGCGGCTCGCCGTGCTGCTGGCCCTGGCCTGCCTGGCGGGGGTCGTCATCCTGTGGGCCGTATTCGTGCTCACCTACGGCGGCCAGTACCTGGACGCCGCCGCCCTGGAGGGCTCCCAGATCGGGTCGCACTACGTCTCCCCGCATGCCCGCCCCCTGCTGAGCGTCGTATCCATGCCGGCCGCGGTGACCCTGGTGGTGGTCATCCTCATCATCGGCCTGCTGCGCCGCAGCCACCGGCGGGCGCTGTGGGCGGTCGTGGCCGTTGTCGGGGCCAATATCAGTACCCAGCTGGTCAAGCACTGGATCCTGTGGCGGCCGGACTACGGCATCACCGAGCGCTTCGACAACGCCAACACCCTGCCCTCGGGGCACACGACCATGGCCGCCTCGGCGGCCGTGGCCCTGGTGCTGCTGGCCGGGCCGCGCTGGCGGGCGGCCGCCGCATGGCTCGGCGCCCTGGGCACGGTGGCCATGGGCTACTCCACGCTGGTGATGCAGTGGCACCGCCCCTCCGACGTTCTGGCAGCGATCCTCCTGCCCGTGGCCTGGGGCGCCATCGCCGTGGCCGCTGGCGCCTGGGCCGACGACGCCAACCCGAGAGTACGGGCCATGAGGCCGCGGGATGACGCCGCCGAGCCCCTACCGCAGCCGGCGGCTCCCGGACGCCTGCGCCGTCAGCAGGCCTGGAACCGGCTCCTGGCCCTGGCCGGGGCGCTGAGCTGTGCGGGCGCCGCCATCGCCGGAGTGCGGGTGTGGCAGGAGACCGGCGAGGGGCTCTACCACTGGGACTACTTCACCGCCTATGCCACGGGATCCATGGCCACGGCGGGGCTGACCTGCCTGGCCCTGTCCGCGCTGGTCTCCCTGACGATCTGGGAGACCGGTCAGGTTCGGGGCGCGCGGGAGGCCGGGCGGTAAGGGTCGGGTGGTAAGGGTCGGACGTAGGCCCTGCGAGACCGCTGGTCCAGTGAGACCGCCGACGCGGCCAGGCCGTCGGTCTCGCCGACACCACCGGACCACCGGCGCGCAGGAGGCGGGCCAGGATCCGCCTGTGGATCGCCCGCTCCTGCGGAACCGGATCACCGGCGCCCACCCGGTCGGCCGGGTTGACCGGGGCTCAAACCGCTCAGCCCGGGTCAGTCGAGCTCGGCGGCGGGCAGGGCGATGGTGAAGACGGTGCCGTGATCGGTCCCGGTGCTGGACTCCACGGTCAGGCTCCCACGGTGGGACTGCACGATGGCCAGGGCGATGGACATCCCCAGCCCGGTGGAGCCGGTGCGGCGCTCCCGGGAGGAGTCGGCGCGGGCGAAGCGCTCGAAGAGCCGGTCGCGGACCTCCGGATCGATGCCGGGGCCGTCGTCGGCGATCCGCACCACCAGGGTGGAGCCCCGGCGCGAGACCGTGGTGACCACCCGGGTGCCCGCGGGGGTGTGGACGCGCGCATTGGCCAGTAGGTTGACCATCACCTGGTGCAGGCGCGCCTCATCGCCGATGACCAGCGCCGGCTCGGGAATGAAGTCCTCCTCGGGGGGCTCTTGGTCCTCGTGGCCTTCACCGGCCCGGTCGTCGGCCGGGGGCTCGAGGACCTCCAGGTCGAGCTCCCAGTGGTGCTCGGGCCCGGCCGCCCGGGCGTCGGCGACCGTGTCGACGACGAGGCCCACCAGGTCGACCTCCTCGTGGCGCAGCTCGCGCCCCGCATCCAGGCGGGCCAGGAGCAGCAGGTCCTCCACCAGCGCGGTCATGCGCAGGGACTCGGAGTGGACCCGCTCCAGGGCGTGGGTGGCCTGCGGCGGCAGGGGCGTGTGCGCCCCCTCGCGCTGGATGAGCTCGGTGTAGCCGCGGATGGAGGCCAGGGGGGTGCGCAGCTCGTGGGAGGCGTCGGCGACGAACTGGCGCACCTGGGTCTCGGAGCGCTGGCGTGCTGCCAGGGCCCCCTCCACATGCCCCAGCAGGGTGTTGAGGGCGCCCCCCACCTGCCCGACCTCCGTGGAGGAGGCCAGGTCCTTCGCGGGTACGCGCTCCTCGATGGAGACCTCCCCGCGCTCCAGGGGCTGGGATGCCACCCGGTGGGCGGTACGGGCCACCCGCTCCAGGGGCGCCAGGGAGGAGCGCACCATGGCGCGCCCCGCCAGGGCGACGACGACGGCGCCCAGCAGGGCGATGGCCGTCTCGATGAGCAGCTGGGTACGGACCAGGGCGTTGTCCCCCTCCATGGACAGGCCGATGATGACGGTGTCGCCGCTGTGCGGGTCCCGGGAGGCCAGGGCCCGGTAGTCACCCAGGGCGTCGATACGGACCGTCTCGGGCCGGCCGTTGGCGGTCAGCCCCAGCAGTACCCGGGTGCGGTGCTCGTCC belongs to Actinomyces capricornis and includes:
- a CDS encoding PH domain-containing protein; translation: MPVPREMLSRDEVVVRHTRTHIKIILWRIIAQVLIVVAAVVASIYVPGSWAPWGLLAIWIVALVVSIPVFILPWLAWWNTTYTITTKRVITRSGILSRTGHDLPLSRISDVQQDKSVSDRFFGCGTLALQTSSDDPLRLEDVPQVEMVQVEISNLLFNDPQGAIDADPRS
- a CDS encoding DUF7059 domain-containing protein, with product MSQDPAATTAAPPPASPPPPVATADQAAALRKDLEATGWGVDAVAHLLGSTAQEALRREIRLPALRAVRTALEEDRQAGAAPSPTAILTALFMLGQPVAAAELDAVLPRTRARGAVAIGLVTPPDQAGQVRAQVDLRPHEAGDDAGTVRWWVASDLGELVTGRALAPDHVLGIGGAGLTLAALTPRTPVRTALDLGCGCGIQTLYLLRHAEHVTATDLSPRALAFTAFNTALAGQQERVELLEGSLLEPLADRRFDLIATNPPFVLTPPAVRRAGLPLMEYRDAGGPILPGLLARIGDHLEPGGTVVALGNWEHRRRRHWRDEVASWLPQDLDAWVIEREAQDPVEYATMWLRDGGLAPERDPGAFEAALGAWIADFEEHGIEAIGFGYLILARPADPAGRAPWRVLEEVATSGQGPLGPHLAQVLALQDRLAGLDDDAVAGLAPILAADVTEERHHLPGSSEPTAIILRQGGALGRAVQVGTVTAALVGVADGELSVTQIAAAVSSLSGLDQDGALQVRAEMVESVRDLARMGFLTLR
- a CDS encoding phosphatase PAP2 family protein; this encodes MISSRSGAPRRRRRLAVLLALACLAGVVILWAVFVLTYGGQYLDAAALEGSQIGSHYVSPHARPLLSVVSMPAAVTLVVVILIIGLLRRSHRRALWAVVAVVGANISTQLVKHWILWRPDYGITERFDNANTLPSGHTTMAASAAVALVLLAGPRWRAAAAWLGALGTVAMGYSTLVMQWHRPSDVLAAILLPVAWGAIAVAAGAWADDANPRVRAMRPRDDAAEPLPQPAAPGRLRRQQAWNRLLALAGALSCAGAAIAGVRVWQETGEGLYHWDYFTAYATGSMATAGLTCLALSALVSLTIWETGQVRGAREAGR
- a CDS encoding sensor histidine kinase, whose protein sequence is MADSQTPAPASAGSTRPRPSWRDRWRSATRRLRRRRPHAPEEVADGGAPRESAGAPPPRSRSLRTRLVAGVLGLVLITTAIMGALSTLTLRHTLMNRLDQQLIAASERAANRRHGVEQADTAPQAQPPTSMQGAQDPQQEQDPPPDSPQDPDGPQDDGKLVKDGKVPPGLDATGQSTGTLTVVISGEPRASGSAASIQAAYIDTQGHYTALDEHRTRVLLGLTANGRPETVRIDALGDYRALASRDPHSGDTVIIGLSMEGDNALVRTQLLIETAIALLGAVVVALAGRAMVRSSLAPLERVARTAHRVASQPLERGEVSIEERVPAKDLASSTEVGQVGGALNTLLGHVEGALAARQRSETQVRQFVADASHELRTPLASIRGYTELIQREGAHTPLPPQATHALERVHSESLRMTALVEDLLLLARLDAGRELRHEEVDLVGLVVDTVADARAAGPEHHWELDLEVLEPPADDRAGEGHEDQEPPEEDFIPEPALVIGDEARLHQVMVNLLANARVHTPAGTRVVTTVSRRGSTLVVRIADDGPGIDPEVRDRLFERFARADSSRERRTGSTGLGMSIALAIVQSHRGSLTVESSTGTDHGTVFTIALPAAELD